From Phycisphaeraceae bacterium, a single genomic window includes:
- a CDS encoding response regulator — MMAHEDTNPVDLLADAGSAQPRVLLVDDNEQNLELLQAYLEDLPCEIVTATDGIDALARAAEVDPDVIVLDIMMPRMSGFQVCERVKADKTLRDIPVIMVTALNEVGDVERAVDAGADDFLTKPVNRLELVTRVTSLMRVRQLKRQLDHAVDAVRRMRNEGGSA, encoded by the coding sequence ATGATGGCTCACGAAGACACCAACCCGGTTGATCTCCTCGCCGACGCTGGGTCTGCCCAACCCAGGGTCCTGCTCGTCGACGACAACGAGCAGAACCTCGAACTCCTTCAGGCCTATCTCGAGGATCTCCCGTGCGAGATTGTCACTGCCACCGATGGCATCGATGCCCTCGCACGGGCGGCCGAGGTTGATCCTGATGTGATCGTTCTCGACATTATGATGCCGCGGATGAGCGGGTTTCAGGTCTGCGAGCGTGTCAAGGCGGACAAGACGCTGCGGGATATACCTGTCATCATGGTCACCGCGCTCAACGAAGTGGGGGATGTCGAGCGCGCCGTCGACGCGGGGGCCGACGACTTTCTGACCAAGCCGGTCAACCGTCTCGAACTGGTCACTCGCGTCACATCGCTGATGCGCGTGCGCCAACTCAAGCGGCAACTGGATCACGCCGTCGACGCCGTGCGCCGGATGCGCAATGAAGGCGGCTCGGCCTGA
- the rlmKL gene encoding bifunctional 23S rRNA (guanine(2069)-N(7))-methyltransferase RlmK/23S rRNA (guanine(2445)-N(2))-methyltransferase RlmL, with translation MSIDNMGGDNVTGDMDLIAVTAFGLEAVAVRELHDLGFVDAKAYDTGRIGFRGSFEAIARANLHLRSAERVLIRVGSFPALDFDALFEGVKSMPWERWLGQDVAFDVAGRSVKSALSSVPAIQRSTKRAIADRLLSAHCASDLPETGPKFSIEVALLRDQATLTIDTTGPGLNKRGYRDLVGEAQLRETMAAALVMLSFWKPERPLIDPFCGTGTIVIEAAMIGRRIAPGVKRSFDFEQWAITPSQIMPSLREEARSREVSSLPQRIVATDISADALEMARHHARRAGVEDDIHFQQRDFADLRAKAEFGCVITNPPYGQRIGDATELHRLYESFPEVLARLPTWSHFVLTAYPDFERLVGREADRRRKLFNANIEVTYYQFHGPRPATTDEPEAPEAKPVPVFGGLDERAHKQAEMFATVLSKHARHLRKWAERGVPCYRLYERDIPEVPLVVDVYEGRLHIAEYERPHERDAGQHAAWLELMVRTASQALGIDRRHAYLKKRGRQRGTQQYERVSERAHVFTVHEHGLKFEVNLSDYVDTGLFLDHRITRAMVRERARGTHFLNLFGYTGAFTVYAAAGGAADTTTVDLSTTYLDWAERNLVLNKLDAPEHELVQADAMSYLLSLPARPRFDLAVVDPPTFSNSKRTEEIWDVQRDHRPLLTTLHARLHPGALVYFSTNFRKFKPDIPECFDVREITAKTIPEDFRNKKIHYCYLLKAL, from the coding sequence ATGAGCATCGACAACATGGGTGGCGACAACGTGACTGGCGACATGGACCTGATCGCTGTGACAGCCTTTGGACTCGAGGCGGTCGCGGTGCGCGAGCTGCACGATCTTGGATTCGTGGACGCCAAGGCGTATGACACCGGACGCATCGGGTTTCGTGGGTCGTTCGAAGCAATCGCGCGTGCGAACCTGCACCTGCGTTCGGCCGAGCGTGTGCTGATTCGCGTGGGTTCATTCCCGGCTCTCGATTTTGATGCGCTGTTCGAGGGCGTCAAGTCGATGCCTTGGGAACGATGGCTGGGGCAAGATGTCGCGTTCGATGTCGCGGGGCGAAGTGTCAAAAGCGCGCTTTCGAGCGTGCCCGCGATTCAACGCTCAACCAAGCGAGCGATTGCGGATCGGCTTTTGAGTGCGCATTGCGCAAGCGATCTGCCGGAGACCGGTCCGAAGTTTTCGATCGAGGTTGCGTTGCTGCGCGATCAGGCAACGCTGACGATCGATACGACCGGGCCGGGACTCAACAAACGAGGGTATCGTGATCTTGTCGGAGAGGCGCAGCTGCGCGAGACCATGGCGGCCGCGCTGGTGATGCTGAGTTTCTGGAAGCCCGAGCGTCCGCTGATCGATCCGTTCTGTGGCACGGGCACGATCGTGATCGAGGCTGCGATGATCGGGCGCCGGATCGCTCCGGGGGTGAAGCGATCGTTTGATTTTGAACAATGGGCAATCACGCCGAGCCAGATCATGCCTTCGCTGCGTGAAGAGGCCCGCTCGCGGGAAGTGTCGTCTCTGCCGCAGCGCATCGTCGCGACGGATATCAGTGCAGACGCGCTGGAGATGGCACGCCATCATGCCCGTCGCGCAGGCGTCGAAGATGACATTCACTTTCAGCAGCGCGACTTTGCGGATCTTCGAGCGAAGGCCGAATTCGGGTGTGTCATCACAAACCCGCCGTATGGCCAGCGCATCGGCGATGCAACTGAGCTCCATCGCCTCTATGAGTCGTTTCCGGAGGTGCTTGCGCGGCTGCCGACATGGTCGCACTTTGTGCTGACCGCGTATCCCGATTTCGAGAGGCTTGTCGGACGCGAGGCTGATCGGAGGCGAAAACTCTTCAACGCAAACATCGAAGTGACGTACTACCAGTTTCACGGCCCGCGACCGGCAACGACGGATGAGCCTGAAGCGCCCGAAGCAAAGCCTGTCCCCGTGTTCGGCGGGCTCGATGAGAGGGCGCACAAGCAGGCAGAGATGTTTGCGACTGTTTTGAGCAAGCACGCCAGACATCTGCGCAAGTGGGCTGAGCGCGGCGTGCCTTGTTATCGTTTGTATGAGCGTGATATTCCTGAGGTGCCGCTCGTTGTGGATGTTTATGAGGGTCGGTTGCACATCGCCGAGTATGAAAGGCCGCACGAGCGGGATGCGGGACAGCATGCCGCATGGCTCGAACTCATGGTTCGTACAGCTTCGCAGGCTCTGGGGATTGATCGAAGGCACGCCTATCTCAAAAAGCGTGGGAGACAACGCGGCACCCAGCAGTACGAGCGTGTGTCAGAGCGGGCACACGTTTTCACGGTGCATGAACATGGGCTGAAGTTCGAGGTCAATCTCTCAGATTACGTCGATACCGGGCTGTTTCTCGATCATCGCATCACGCGGGCGATGGTGCGCGAGCGCGCGCGAGGCACTCACTTTCTCAACCTCTTCGGCTATACGGGCGCGTTCACGGTGTACGCAGCGGCTGGTGGCGCAGCAGACACCACTACCGTTGACCTTTCAACGACATATCTCGACTGGGCAGAACGCAATCTGGTGCTGAACAAGCTCGATGCGCCTGAACACGAACTTGTGCAGGCCGACGCGATGTCGTATCTGCTCTCGCTGCCCGCCCGCCCTCGGTTCGATCTTGCGGTGGTCGATCCGCCGACGTTCTCGAACAGCAAACGCACGGAAGAAATCTGGGATGTGCAGCGTGATCATCGCCCGCTTCTCACTACCCTGCACGCGCGTCTGCACCCTGGTGCGCTCGTGTATTTCTCGACCAACTTCCGCAAGTTCAAGCCCGATATCCCCGAGTGCTTCGATGTGCGCGAGATTACCGCGAAGACGATTCCCGAGGATTTTCGCAACAAGAAAATACACTATTGCTATCTGCTCAAGGCGCTGTAA
- a CDS encoding TolC family protein, producing MHTHRRGFWTLTAGGLFLFAGGCSSPLGQRSELELRRAMHETVRREVEAAERSRAMRTTQRRSTVADLGLSDRVLEQLQRDYDPNRYLDELATRAREKTEGAADHGNPIQYLMDEDLFGGQQAVVGVSLERAVKSAVRNNLDVAIAQFGPAQREADVVIAQAAFDWAFVGSLDWQDTDQPRASTAIPGFGGGGVVMASDQTVTGSAGLERTLITGGQFSIAQRYVYTDTRETFFGSVPSPDPSTAAALVLDFTQPVLRGFGSDVNLSEIRIRQNAERRAIAEFQRTLMSTVSEVESAYWDLVRAQWELVILSKLVARGEAVRDDIRVRSILDADPAQIADAVAQVESRKGDVLRAQRAVRQASDRLKLLINDPRLALSDEITLIPTDAALDQPIEFSLYDAILTAIDRRPEIQQAILSIDDASIRQLLAENRRLPQLDLRAQLALLGLDDDLGGATRHQTRGEFIDNFLLGVLLRQPIGNRAAEAGYRQSRLDRMQSVVAYRREVQAAIAQVRSALDDVVTNYRLIEQARTSRLAAAEALRTLLVKKELMVGGYTVERLNLELGQQASLAAAERAEQAALIDYNLSIARLHQAMGTVLERNRINFIVPDANQLLDGESVLDVTSP from the coding sequence ATGCACACACACCGCCGGGGATTCTGGACGCTGACAGCGGGAGGGCTTTTCCTCTTCGCTGGCGGCTGCTCATCGCCTCTTGGCCAGCGCAGCGAACTGGAACTACGTCGCGCCATGCATGAAACGGTCCGCCGCGAGGTCGAAGCGGCTGAACGTTCGCGCGCGATGCGCACAACCCAGCGCCGCTCGACAGTTGCCGACCTTGGGCTCTCGGATCGCGTGCTTGAGCAGTTGCAGCGTGACTACGACCCGAACCGCTACCTCGACGAACTGGCCACACGCGCCCGCGAGAAGACTGAAGGCGCGGCAGATCATGGCAACCCCATTCAGTACCTCATGGATGAAGACCTCTTCGGCGGGCAGCAGGCCGTGGTCGGAGTCTCGCTTGAGCGTGCGGTCAAGTCGGCTGTGCGCAACAACCTCGATGTGGCCATCGCACAGTTCGGACCTGCGCAACGTGAAGCCGATGTGGTCATCGCGCAAGCAGCGTTCGACTGGGCGTTCGTGGGTTCGCTCGATTGGCAGGACACCGATCAGCCTCGCGCTTCGACCGCCATCCCGGGCTTTGGCGGCGGCGGCGTGGTCATGGCATCGGATCAGACCGTCACAGGCTCGGCCGGGCTCGAACGCACGCTTATCACCGGCGGACAGTTTTCGATCGCACAGCGCTATGTCTATACGGACACGCGCGAAACATTTTTCGGGAGCGTGCCATCGCCCGACCCATCGACCGCAGCCGCCCTGGTGCTGGACTTCACGCAGCCGGTCTTGCGCGGGTTCGGGTCGGATGTCAACCTGTCGGAAATCAGGATTCGGCAGAACGCGGAACGGCGCGCGATCGCGGAGTTTCAGCGCACACTGATGTCAACCGTCTCGGAGGTCGAGAGCGCGTACTGGGATCTTGTGCGTGCTCAGTGGGAGCTTGTGATTCTGTCCAAACTCGTGGCCCGGGGCGAGGCGGTGCGCGATGACATCCGCGTGCGCAGCATCCTGGATGCTGACCCGGCGCAGATTGCCGACGCGGTCGCGCAGGTCGAAAGCCGCAAGGGAGACGTGCTGCGAGCGCAACGCGCGGTACGACAGGCAAGCGACCGGCTCAAACTGCTGATCAACGATCCGAGGCTGGCGCTGAGCGATGAGATCACGCTGATCCCGACCGATGCGGCTCTGGATCAGCCGATCGAGTTCAGTCTGTACGATGCGATTCTGACGGCCATTGATCGGCGGCCGGAGATTCAGCAGGCGATTCTGTCGATTGATGACGCGTCGATCAGGCAGTTGCTGGCAGAGAATCGGCGCTTGCCGCAGCTGGATCTTCGTGCCCAACTCGCATTGCTTGGGCTTGATGATGACCTCGGCGGCGCGACGCGCCATCAGACTCGTGGCGAGTTTATCGACAACTTCCTGCTTGGGGTTCTGCTGCGGCAGCCGATCGGCAACCGAGCCGCTGAGGCGGGCTATCGCCAGTCGCGCCTCGATCGGATGCAGTCGGTGGTGGCGTATCGGCGTGAGGTGCAAGCTGCGATTGCGCAGGTTCGCAGCGCGCTCGATGACGTGGTGACGAACTATCGGTTGATCGAACAGGCACGCACGTCGCGGCTAGCGGCGGCTGAGGCGCTGCGCACGCTGCTGGTCAAGAAGGAACTGATGGTCGGCGGATACACCGTCGAGAGGCTGAACCTGGAACTCGGCCAGCAGGCTTCGCTCGCGGCGGCGGAGCGGGCCGAGCAGGCGGCTCTGATCGACTACAACCTCTCGATCGCTCGGCTGCATCAGGCCATGGGGACAGTGCTCGAACGCAACCGAATCAACTTTATTGTGCCTGATGCCAACCAGCTGCTTGATGGCGAATCGGTGCTGGATGTGACTTCGCCCTAA
- a CDS encoding threonylcarbamoyl-AMP synthase: protein MHDTHAQLEVAVAKLRRGELVAFPTETVYGLGAAAFDEAAVAKVFETKSRPSTNPLIVHVASVDMARTACTEWPEHAQILAEAFWPGPLSIVVRRSERVPASVAAGGPTVCLRMPAHPLALALIEAFGEPIIGPSANRSGHVSPTTAEHVRTEFPDVFVLDGGPCRVGIESTVVDVTSNRPAILRPGAIGAARIETVLGVSLRNAPGEESIARSPGLLHRHYAPRTPTLLCEAWSEFDVPDARVVVLTQRGADVPKQFTAIHMPSDAEGYAALLYDALRRADAMGTELIIVERPSGPGDMSLWVAIGDRLERASAQDKHP from the coding sequence GTGCATGACACCCACGCACAACTTGAGGTCGCTGTTGCAAAGCTCCGTCGCGGAGAACTGGTCGCGTTTCCGACTGAGACCGTCTATGGGCTTGGCGCGGCGGCGTTTGATGAGGCTGCGGTGGCCAAAGTTTTTGAGACCAAGTCGCGACCATCGACCAACCCGCTGATCGTGCATGTTGCGTCGGTAGACATGGCAAGGACCGCATGCACAGAATGGCCGGAGCATGCGCAGATTTTGGCCGAGGCGTTCTGGCCCGGTCCGCTGTCGATTGTGGTGCGACGCTCCGAGCGTGTGCCAGCGAGTGTCGCGGCAGGAGGCCCGACGGTGTGCCTGCGCATGCCTGCGCATCCGCTTGCGCTCGCGCTGATCGAGGCGTTTGGCGAACCGATTATTGGGCCAAGTGCCAATCGATCAGGTCACGTTTCGCCGACGACTGCCGAGCATGTGCGAACGGAGTTTCCTGATGTGTTCGTGCTCGACGGCGGGCCTTGCCGAGTGGGGATCGAGAGCACGGTTGTCGATGTGACATCGAACCGACCCGCGATCTTGAGGCCGGGCGCGATCGGCGCGGCACGCATCGAAACCGTGCTTGGCGTATCGTTGCGAAACGCGCCAGGTGAGGAGTCGATCGCACGCAGTCCGGGCCTGTTGCATCGACATTACGCTCCGCGCACGCCGACGCTCTTGTGCGAGGCCTGGTCGGAGTTTGATGTGCCTGATGCGCGGGTGGTAGTGCTGACGCAGCGAGGCGCCGATGTGCCGAAGCAGTTCACAGCAATTCATATGCCCAGTGATGCGGAGGGGTACGCGGCTTTGCTGTATGACGCACTGCGGCGTGCCGATGCGATGGGCACTGAACTCATCATCGTCGAACGCCCCTCGGGCCCGGGCGATATGTCGCTGTGGGTGGCGATTGGTGATCGTCTCGAACGAGCCTCGGCACAGGATAAACACCCATGA